From the Syntrophorhabdus sp. genome, the window GGTGCCGTGCAAGAGGGTCCAGGGAAGAAGGTATTCCCCGGTGAAGGTATTCTTGTAGTACGGCTGGTGCATGTGCCAGAGGAATGAGATGCAGATCCCGTCCATATACGTATTATCGCTCACAATTCCGAATGGTTAATGCTCATCGACCTGAAGGTGCCGCAGGGTGACCTCCCCTGCAATCTCAATGATCCCGACGGTCCCGGGCGCTGAGTATCCGCCCCTGTAGCTTCCGGGATTGAAAAGGATGGTCCCCCCTTTCTTTGTATTCAGGGGAACGTGGGAGTGGCCGAAGACGATGATATCCACGCCTGGAAGCGCGCTGAGGACCTTGTCCTCGAGCGCCCGGGGTGAACCCCATCCGTGGATGATCCCTATCCGTGTTCCCGCGATCTCCTCCACACGACTCTCCGGGAGGCGGGCTGCCAGGTCGAAGTCGTCCATGTTGCCCCTCACCGCCCGGAGGTCCCAGTTCGAGAGGTAGTCGAAGACGCTCGATGACGTCATGTCGCCGGCATGGAGCACCATATCGACATCACCGAACAGGGTTTTCGTGTGACGCTTGAAACCCTCTGTCGGGTGATCAAGATGAGTGTCCGAGATGACAGCGATCTTCATTTGATGAATAACTGTATAAGAAAACACGGGGCCTGTCAAAGACAAACTGGCCGGTGACTCGAACGATGGAACGTTCCCTCTCCTCCTGACGCATTCTGCATCCG encodes:
- a CDS encoding metallophosphoesterase yields the protein MKIAVISDTHLDHPTEGFKRHTKTLFGDVDMVLHAGDMTSSSVFDYLSNWDLRAVRGNMDDFDLAARLPESRVEEIAGTRIGIIHGWGSPRALEDKVLSALPGVDIIVFGHSHVPLNTKKGGTILFNPGSYRGGYSAPGTVGIIEIAGEVTLRHLQVDEH